Proteins from a single region of Rhizobium leguminosarum bv. trifolii WSM1325:
- a CDS encoding conserved hypothetical protein (KEGG: ret:RHE_PF00477 hypothetical protein), which produces MPRNRWSLLWPGLLISILLLAGTVVFYREIHHLEDPVGPFENRTVNKAARSSRIAARPDPAAPSPLPSTPIPLQLIEVPKLELASQFLRMWRVSGSNFCAALREAGVDMSEWKAASMRNRSFECYFQRIYERDEVRPLSSTFVKVRGDEMGDILEIRAKIIGPTTDAQGRLSPAILHIFEIIVKQACWRDFEDTLASIRNLQNVESERFGSYLSFTREAAGANIFNFVLGLRATSNSQVKTKSYFSTERWLQMPAVLQRASSSGSARERPYRPALNDGASTRHDPRSSWNCG; this is translated from the coding sequence ATGCCGAGGAACCGCTGGTCCCTGCTTTGGCCAGGGCTTTTGATATCAATTTTGCTTCTTGCAGGCACCGTCGTTTTTTACCGTGAAATCCATCACCTCGAAGATCCGGTCGGCCCCTTCGAAAATCGAACTGTCAATAAGGCTGCCCGATCATCTCGCATCGCCGCCCGCCCTGATCCAGCGGCTCCTTCTCCCCTCCCGTCGACGCCGATACCGCTGCAGCTGATCGAGGTCCCGAAGCTGGAGTTGGCAAGTCAGTTTCTGCGGATGTGGCGCGTCTCGGGGTCGAACTTTTGCGCTGCTCTTCGAGAAGCCGGCGTCGATATGAGCGAATGGAAAGCCGCATCGATGCGCAATCGCAGCTTTGAGTGTTATTTTCAGCGGATCTACGAACGCGACGAGGTGCGTCCACTCAGCTCGACCTTCGTTAAGGTTCGTGGAGATGAAATGGGCGATATTCTTGAGATCCGCGCCAAGATCATCGGGCCGACGACCGACGCCCAGGGACGTCTCTCCCCGGCCATCCTTCACATTTTCGAGATCATCGTGAAGCAGGCGTGCTGGCGTGATTTCGAGGATACTCTTGCCTCGATCCGAAACCTTCAAAACGTTGAATCCGAACGATTCGGCTCCTATCTCAGCTTCACGCGCGAAGCCGCCGGCGCAAATATCTTCAATTTTGTTCTTGGTCTTAGGGCAACTTCAAATTCGCAGGTGAAGACCAAGTCGTATTTTTCGACTGAGCGCTGGCTCCAAATGCCCGCAGTGCTCCAGCGAGCTTCATCCTCAGGGAGCGCTCGGGAACGTCCATATCGGCCAGCGCTCAATGACGGCGCAAGCACCCGTCACGATCCGAGATCAAGCTGGAACTGTGGCTGA
- a CDS encoding metallophosphoesterase (PFAM: metallophosphoesterase~KEGG: nwi:Nwi_0908 exonuclease SbcD): MFSFLHSSDLHIGKRFGNLPEDLRGRLREARHGVIARLASAAREHGTDVILLAGDTFDTETPTPAVLRQALGEMARNASLRWVLLPGNHDSLLADQLWSAARGVVPDNVILATEAAPLPLEPGVILLPAPCTTRRPGRDLTEWMTGAATPDGSIRIGLAHGPIQEFSEDATATNVIAPNRAALAGLDYMALGDWHGSVAVDARTYYSGAPEPDRFKHDRPGQAMVVSIAGQGAMPTTTAVTTASFSWQTLQLPLLASEDGVEALKAALPEPFARRQTLLRVALSGRARLNGRTAMISLLEQVAPEFAHLEINTDLLGTDCESDDLETIDRAGALRDAAELLLSESLDQSRSGDDRGVAREALIRLFSYCEAIDR; the protein is encoded by the coding sequence ATGTTTTCCTTCCTGCACAGTTCGGACCTTCATATTGGCAAGCGATTTGGCAATCTTCCGGAGGATTTGAGAGGGCGCCTGCGCGAGGCGCGGCATGGTGTCATCGCCAGGCTTGCCAGCGCGGCACGAGAGCATGGGACGGATGTCATCCTGCTCGCCGGCGACACCTTCGATACCGAGACGCCGACGCCGGCCGTGCTTCGGCAAGCGCTTGGTGAGATGGCCCGGAATGCTTCGCTGCGCTGGGTGCTGCTTCCGGGCAATCACGATTCGCTGCTGGCGGACCAACTCTGGAGTGCGGCGCGCGGCGTGGTGCCCGACAATGTCATCCTGGCGACGGAGGCGGCGCCCCTTCCGCTTGAACCTGGTGTCATCCTGCTGCCGGCGCCTTGCACGACCAGGAGGCCGGGCCGCGACCTGACCGAATGGATGACGGGTGCTGCCACACCTGATGGCTCTATCCGCATCGGCCTCGCCCATGGCCCCATCCAGGAATTCTCGGAGGATGCCACGGCCACCAACGTGATTGCGCCGAACCGCGCGGCGCTGGCCGGCCTCGATTATATGGCTCTCGGCGATTGGCACGGATCGGTAGCGGTGGACGCCAGAACATATTACAGCGGCGCTCCCGAGCCCGACCGTTTCAAGCATGACCGGCCGGGGCAGGCGATGGTCGTTTCCATTGCCGGGCAGGGAGCGATGCCGACGACGACAGCGGTGACGACCGCCAGCTTTTCCTGGCAGACATTACAGCTTCCGCTGCTGGCATCGGAAGACGGTGTTGAAGCGCTGAAGGCCGCGCTGCCGGAACCGTTCGCGCGGCGACAAACCCTGTTGCGCGTCGCGCTGTCCGGCCGTGCCCGGTTGAACGGGCGGACGGCAATGATCAGCCTGTTGGAGCAGGTCGCGCCGGAATTTGCACATCTGGAGATCAATACCGACCTTCTGGGGACCGACTGTGAGAGCGATGATCTCGAGACCATCGACCGAGCCGGCGCGTTGCGCGATGCTGCGGAATTGCTGCTTTCCGAAAGCCTCGACCAATCCCGCTCCGGCGATGACAGGGGCGTGGCGCGCGAGGCATTGATCCGCCTGTTTTCCTATTGCGAGGCGATTGATCGATGA
- a CDS encoding Dimethylmenaquinone methyltransferase (PFAM: Dimethylmenaquinone methyltransferase~KEGG: bpy:Bphyt_4892 dimethylmenaquinone methyltransferase) codes for MTVLDPSVYAKLLRTNSASLSTLLLKRGLKNTAVRGVRPLASAGRPMIGPAVTVRYIPAREDIDGSTYSSDPSNQQRKAIDTIPDGHVLVLDCRSLAEVAGIGAMLARRLVYRGAAGLVLDGGVRDTADIAQLGLPTYCMGPAAPANLVAHHASDMNQPIACGGVAVYPDDIIFGDSEAVIVIPREYVDDIAEEAVAMEEQEEFLKLEIESGKSTLGVYPPNKETLERYQAWRQARHMTA; via the coding sequence ATGACGGTTTTGGACCCATCAGTTTACGCAAAGCTTTTGCGGACGAATTCTGCAAGTCTCAGCACCCTGTTGCTGAAGCGTGGTTTGAAGAACACCGCGGTTCGCGGCGTGCGGCCGCTGGCGAGCGCCGGCAGGCCGATGATCGGCCCAGCCGTCACCGTACGCTACATCCCCGCGCGCGAAGATATCGACGGTTCGACTTACAGTTCGGATCCATCCAATCAACAGCGCAAGGCCATCGATACGATCCCCGACGGCCATGTTCTCGTCTTGGATTGCCGCTCCTTGGCGGAAGTCGCCGGCATTGGCGCCATGCTCGCCCGTCGTCTCGTCTATCGTGGTGCCGCCGGTCTCGTGCTCGACGGCGGCGTCCGCGATACGGCCGATATCGCGCAGTTGGGCCTCCCGACCTACTGCATGGGACCGGCAGCGCCGGCGAACCTGGTTGCCCACCACGCCTCGGACATGAACCAGCCAATCGCCTGCGGCGGCGTTGCCGTTTACCCCGATGACATCATCTTCGGCGACAGCGAAGCGGTGATCGTTATTCCGCGGGAATATGTCGATGACATTGCCGAAGAAGCCGTCGCGATGGAGGAGCAGGAAGAGTTTCTCAAGCTGGAAATCGAATCAGGCAAATCGACCTTGGGCGTATACCCGCCCAACAAGGAGACCCTGGAGCGTTATCAGGCCTGGCGCCAAGCGCGTCATATGACCGCATGA
- a CDS encoding thiamine pyrophosphate protein domain protein TPP-binding (PFAM: thiamine pyrophosphate protein domain protein TPP-binding; thiamine pyrophosphate protein central region; thiamine pyrophosphate protein TPP binding domain protein~KEGG: mlo:mlr7164 acetolactate synthase) → MTKGSDLLVAALENEGVDRIFGIPGEENLDVVESIRKSSIELVLTRHEQAAAFMAATYGRLTGKPGVCLTTLGPGALNLSTGAAYALLGAMPMVMITGQKGILSSRQARFQVVDVVASMKPLTKLARQIVSPQMIPTTVREAFRIAQEERPGPVHLELPEDIAAEECQEVALIAPHQLELPTASDAALDRAAALIAAAKRPLLMFGAAASRPRSTSDIAQFVIRTRIPFFTTQMGKGTVPGGTELYMGTAALSERDYVHEAIEQADLIITIGHDTIEKPPFIMGKSGPKVVHIGYQPATVEQVYFPQSEVIGDIGPSLKALADRLEGKLPNAQALLHLRERILERIATRATEDRFTPQRLVHDIREVMPHDGILALDNGMYKIWFARNYRTRMANTLLLDNALATMGAGLPSAMVASMLYPERRVMAICGDGGFMMNSQELETAVRLKLNLVVLVIEDNAYGMIRWKQAVDEFPDFGMTFGNPDFVKYAESYGAKGTRVDDIGQFKQVLEEAFAGGGVHLVNVPVDYSENERVLVKELRERLPAILEA, encoded by the coding sequence ATGACCAAAGGCTCCGATCTTCTAGTGGCAGCGCTTGAGAACGAAGGTGTCGACCGCATTTTCGGCATCCCGGGCGAAGAGAATCTCGACGTCGTCGAATCCATCCGCAAGTCGTCGATTGAGCTCGTCCTCACCCGACACGAGCAGGCAGCGGCATTCATGGCCGCGACCTATGGCCGCCTGACTGGAAAGCCCGGCGTCTGCCTGACGACGCTTGGCCCCGGCGCTCTGAACCTCTCGACGGGTGCCGCCTATGCCTTGCTCGGCGCGATGCCGATGGTGATGATCACCGGTCAGAAGGGGATCCTCTCGTCCCGCCAGGCACGTTTCCAGGTGGTCGACGTCGTCGCGTCGATGAAGCCGCTGACCAAGCTCGCAAGGCAGATCGTGTCGCCGCAGATGATCCCGACGACGGTCAGGGAGGCGTTCCGCATAGCCCAGGAGGAAAGGCCGGGTCCGGTCCATCTCGAGCTTCCGGAAGATATCGCGGCCGAGGAATGCCAGGAGGTGGCGCTGATTGCGCCGCATCAGCTCGAATTGCCGACGGCAAGCGACGCGGCTCTCGACCGCGCCGCTGCACTCATTGCCGCAGCCAAACGTCCGCTTCTGATGTTCGGGGCCGCCGCCTCTCGTCCACGCTCGACATCGGATATTGCGCAGTTTGTGATCCGTACGCGCATTCCGTTCTTTACCACCCAGATGGGGAAGGGAACGGTTCCCGGCGGAACCGAGCTTTATATGGGCACCGCCGCGCTGTCGGAGCGGGATTATGTCCATGAGGCCATCGAACAGGCCGACCTGATCATCACGATCGGCCATGATACCATCGAGAAGCCGCCGTTCATCATGGGCAAGAGCGGCCCGAAGGTCGTCCATATCGGATATCAGCCGGCGACCGTCGAGCAGGTCTATTTCCCGCAATCCGAAGTCATCGGCGACATCGGCCCCTCTCTGAAGGCGCTGGCCGATCGCCTCGAGGGCAAGCTACCAAACGCGCAAGCGCTTCTTCATCTGCGCGAGCGCATTCTCGAGCGTATCGCCACGCGGGCGACGGAGGATCGCTTCACGCCACAGCGGCTGGTCCACGACATAAGAGAGGTGATGCCGCATGACGGCATCCTGGCGCTCGACAACGGCATGTACAAGATTTGGTTCGCGCGAAACTACCGGACGCGGATGGCGAACACGCTGCTGCTCGACAACGCTCTTGCGACGATGGGAGCGGGGCTGCCGTCTGCGATGGTTGCCTCGATGCTCTACCCGGAGCGGCGCGTCATGGCGATCTGCGGTGACGGCGGCTTCATGATGAACTCCCAGGAACTCGAAACCGCCGTCCGGCTGAAACTCAATCTCGTTGTCCTCGTGATCGAGGACAATGCCTATGGCATGATCCGCTGGAAGCAGGCGGTGGACGAGTTCCCGGATTTCGGGATGACTTTCGGCAATCCCGACTTCGTGAAATATGCCGAATCCTACGGCGCCAAGGGAACCAGGGTCGACGATATCGGCCAGTTCAAACAGGTTCTCGAAGAGGCGTTCGCCGGAGGCGGCGTCCATCTGGTGAACGTCCCGGTCGACTACTCGGAAAATGAACGCGTGCTGGTGAAGGAGCTTCGCGAACGGCTCCCCGCGATATTAGAGGCCTGA
- a CDS encoding extracellular solute-binding protein family 5 (PFAM: extracellular solute-binding protein family 5~KEGG: oca:OCAR_6076 ABC transporter) — MKKMKAIGALSIGLAFLLGPGSAIRADAASDKLTVVVTDEPKSLDPCDTDLSGNSRILHNNITEALVNLSPADGSVVPSLAASWRQVDELTWEFKLRDDVTFHDGKAFDASAVVAALKRAQDPALACEVGLATLKGVKFNAEAVNPTTLLIKTDIVEPILPNKMSAVDIGSPATPNDGKSRSPAGTGPYKLAAWTPGQSVDLVAYDGYWGDKPAIKNATIIWRAESAVRAAMVATGEAQIAYEIAPQDGTSEQDHAFPNAETSLLRIDAEIAPLNDKRVREALNLAIDRDGLVGTIFHQDAQKAMQAVPPSVFGFNPDIPVWTYDPEKAKSLLAAAKADGVPVDKEIVIYGRIGIYPNSSESLEAIQAMLADAGFNARLEMLETSPWLKKLLKPWDKERQPSILQTQIDNTEGDAVFTLPNRFTTDGNQSTIADAKLDTLITDASKATGDERRKLFEEAFSYIAVDAVNIVPLFHMVTIARVAENVTYTPDVQAGNEIKLKSISYR; from the coding sequence ATGAAGAAGATGAAGGCAATTGGTGCGCTGAGCATCGGACTGGCATTTCTGCTGGGTCCGGGCAGCGCAATTCGCGCCGACGCTGCCTCGGACAAGCTGACGGTCGTGGTGACCGACGAACCGAAGTCGCTCGATCCCTGTGACACCGACCTTTCGGGCAATTCTCGCATTCTGCACAACAACATCACCGAAGCGCTGGTCAATCTGAGCCCGGCCGACGGATCGGTCGTCCCGAGCCTTGCCGCCAGCTGGCGGCAAGTGGACGAGCTGACCTGGGAATTCAAGCTCCGCGACGACGTCACCTTCCACGACGGCAAGGCGTTTGATGCCAGTGCAGTCGTTGCCGCTCTCAAGCGGGCGCAGGATCCGGCACTGGCCTGCGAAGTCGGACTTGCGACGCTGAAGGGCGTCAAGTTCAATGCAGAAGCGGTGAACCCCACCACCCTCCTCATCAAAACGGATATCGTCGAGCCGATCCTGCCGAACAAGATGTCCGCCGTGGACATCGGTTCGCCGGCGACCCCGAACGACGGCAAGTCGCGCTCCCCGGCCGGAACCGGACCTTACAAGCTTGCAGCGTGGACGCCCGGGCAATCGGTCGACCTCGTGGCCTATGACGGCTATTGGGGCGACAAGCCGGCGATCAAGAACGCGACCATCATCTGGCGCGCCGAATCCGCTGTTCGCGCGGCAATGGTCGCCACCGGTGAGGCGCAGATCGCCTATGAAATAGCGCCCCAGGACGGCACGTCGGAACAGGATCATGCCTTCCCGAACGCCGAAACCTCGCTGCTGAGGATCGACGCAGAAATTGCGCCACTCAACGACAAACGCGTGCGCGAAGCCCTTAATCTTGCGATCGACCGGGACGGACTTGTCGGCACCATCTTCCACCAGGATGCCCAAAAGGCGATGCAGGCGGTGCCGCCGTCCGTCTTCGGCTTCAATCCCGACATCCCCGTCTGGACGTATGATCCCGAAAAAGCGAAGTCCCTGCTCGCCGCGGCGAAAGCCGATGGCGTGCCGGTTGACAAGGAAATCGTCATCTACGGCCGCATCGGCATCTATCCCAATTCGTCCGAAAGCCTGGAAGCCATTCAGGCGATGCTCGCGGATGCAGGTTTCAATGCCCGGCTCGAAATGCTTGAAACAAGCCCGTGGCTGAAGAAGCTTCTTAAGCCCTGGGACAAGGAACGTCAGCCGTCGATCCTGCAGACGCAGATCGACAACACCGAAGGCGACGCCGTATTCACGCTGCCGAACCGTTTTACTACCGACGGCAACCAGTCGACCATCGCCGATGCCAAACTCGACACATTGATTACCGACGCGTCGAAGGCAACCGGCGACGAACGCAGGAAACTGTTCGAGGAGGCCTTCAGCTACATCGCCGTCGATGCGGTCAATATCGTGCCGCTGTTCCACATGGTCACGATTGCCCGCGTCGCCGAGAACGTCACCTACACGCCCGATGTGCAGGCCGGCAACGAGATCAAGCTTAAATCGATCAGCTACCGCTGA
- a CDS encoding transcriptional regulator, IclR family (PFAM: Transcriptional regulator IclR; regulatory protein IclR~SMART: regulatory protein IclR~KEGG: bpt:Bpet0874 IclR family transcriptional regulator) yields the protein MIEPKHGSPIVEKTAHLLEAVADARTGISLAALVDQLGVPRSTVYRILNSLAAHGLVARVNGGASYELGPKFVELARRISPGADRATVIEAARPILTAAADRIFESFRLAAPEGNEMMTIFAASSPGDYSLFIKVGSRSPKHVGAAGKLALAYSDYGDIEAYCSVGLEGKTPYTITDPEALKEALVEIRRNGCAEDNQESNLGLRAFAAPVFDSEGRLVATISVPFIGEATPDRARAIKREVVEGAAILTKAINGKQPLSK from the coding sequence ATGATTGAACCGAAGCATGGCTCACCCATCGTCGAAAAGACCGCCCACCTGCTCGAGGCAGTCGCCGATGCGAGGACGGGAATTTCCCTGGCCGCGCTGGTTGATCAGCTTGGAGTTCCGCGTTCGACCGTCTACCGGATCCTCAATTCATTGGCCGCGCATGGGCTTGTGGCGCGGGTGAATGGTGGAGCGTCCTACGAGCTGGGGCCAAAATTCGTCGAGCTTGCGCGCCGCATCTCGCCTGGCGCCGACAGGGCAACGGTGATCGAGGCGGCAAGGCCGATCCTGACGGCTGCGGCTGACCGCATTTTCGAATCCTTCAGGCTGGCCGCCCCCGAAGGCAACGAGATGATGACGATATTTGCAGCCTCCAGTCCCGGCGATTATTCGCTCTTCATCAAGGTCGGCAGTCGCTCGCCTAAACATGTCGGCGCCGCCGGCAAGCTCGCGCTTGCCTATTCAGACTACGGTGACATCGAGGCCTATTGCAGCGTCGGACTGGAGGGAAAGACGCCATATACGATTACCGATCCGGAGGCGCTAAAGGAAGCACTCGTTGAAATTCGGCGCAATGGATGCGCTGAGGACAACCAGGAATCCAACCTTGGCCTCCGGGCCTTTGCCGCGCCTGTCTTCGATTCCGAGGGTCGACTTGTGGCAACGATCAGCGTCCCGTTTATCGGTGAAGCCACCCCAGACAGGGCGCGGGCAATCAAGCGCGAGGTTGTGGAGGGTGCCGCCATCTTGACAAAGGCGATTAATGGCAAACAGCCTTTATCCAAATAA
- a CDS encoding Aldehyde Dehydrogenase (PFAM: Aldehyde Dehydrogenase~KEGG: pla:Plav_2376 aldehyde dehydrogenase) encodes MQSTMKVYQAFNRKPIAELPADDVAALERKLQLAAKSFADRDGWLPPHQRMAILRKASALLQENRDRFAMMIAREGGKPLTDAIIEVTRGIDGLLNAADELRNFGGKEIPMGLTAASANRWAFTTKEPIGVVAAISAFNHPLNLIIHQIAPAIAVGCPVIVKPAATTPISCIEIVKLFWEAGLDERWCQTLITEDNALAEAFATDHRVAFLSFIGSAKVGWYLKGKLPPGTRCALEHGGAAPVIVDRSANVDAIVGTIVKGGYYHAGQVCVSAQRLFVHEDILASFTEALAARVAALHVGDPTLMQTEVGPLILPREADRVAAWIKEATDAGTRQIGGGRMSETTLLPSVLLDPPTEAKVSMLEVFGPLTCVYGYRDLDEAIRIANSLPYAFQASVFSADIAVALRAAKHLDASAVLVNDHTAFRTDWMPFAGRRQSGYGVGGIPWTMEEMADDKMVVFNQVT; translated from the coding sequence ATGCAGTCTACCATGAAGGTCTACCAGGCGTTCAACCGCAAGCCGATTGCAGAGCTGCCGGCAGACGACGTGGCCGCACTCGAGCGCAAGCTTCAGCTCGCCGCCAAAAGCTTCGCCGATCGCGATGGCTGGCTGCCCCCGCATCAACGGATGGCGATCCTCAGAAAGGCGTCGGCGCTTCTGCAGGAGAACCGCGATCGTTTTGCGATGATGATCGCCCGTGAAGGCGGCAAGCCGCTGACGGATGCGATCATCGAGGTGACGCGCGGGATCGACGGCCTCCTCAATGCGGCGGACGAGCTGCGCAATTTCGGCGGCAAGGAAATCCCCATGGGGCTGACCGCGGCCAGCGCCAACAGATGGGCTTTCACCACCAAGGAGCCGATCGGCGTCGTGGCGGCGATCTCGGCCTTCAACCATCCGCTCAATCTCATCATCCACCAGATCGCGCCGGCGATCGCGGTCGGCTGCCCGGTTATCGTGAAGCCGGCGGCAACGACGCCGATTTCCTGCATCGAGATCGTCAAGCTGTTCTGGGAGGCAGGTCTCGATGAGCGCTGGTGCCAGACCCTCATCACCGAGGACAACGCGCTTGCCGAAGCCTTTGCAACCGATCACCGCGTCGCGTTTTTGAGCTTCATCGGTTCCGCCAAGGTCGGCTGGTACCTCAAGGGCAAGCTGCCGCCGGGGACCCGATGCGCGCTTGAGCACGGTGGAGCGGCACCCGTCATCGTCGACCGCAGCGCCAATGTCGATGCGATCGTCGGCACCATTGTCAAAGGTGGCTATTATCACGCCGGGCAAGTCTGCGTGTCGGCCCAGCGTCTCTTCGTGCATGAAGATATTCTGGCTTCCTTCACCGAGGCTCTCGCTGCCAGGGTGGCAGCTCTGCATGTCGGCGATCCCACGCTTATGCAAACCGAGGTAGGGCCGCTCATCCTGCCACGCGAGGCAGACCGCGTCGCCGCCTGGATCAAGGAGGCGACGGACGCCGGAACCAGGCAGATCGGCGGCGGTCGGATGTCCGAGACGACACTTCTGCCTTCGGTTTTGCTGGACCCGCCTACTGAAGCGAAAGTATCCATGCTCGAGGTCTTTGGACCGCTGACCTGCGTCTACGGCTACCGCGACCTCGACGAAGCGATCCGCATTGCCAACTCGCTGCCCTATGCCTTCCAGGCGAGCGTCTTTTCCGCCGACATAGCGGTTGCTCTCAGGGCGGCAAAACATTTGGATGCATCGGCCGTTCTCGTCAACGACCACACCGCGTTCCGCACCGATTGGATGCCTTTCGCCGGACGCAGACAGTCAGGATACGGCGTCGGCGGCATTCCCTGGACGATGGAAGAAATGGCCGACGACAAGATGGTGGTATTCAACCAGGTGACTTAG